One genomic segment of Homo sapiens chromosome 14, GRCh38.p14 Primary Assembly includes these proteins:
- the OR4K13 gene encoding olfactory receptor 4K13 has translation MERANHSVVSEFILLGLSKSQNLQILFFLGFSVVFVGIVLGNLLILVTVTFDSLLHTPMYFLLSNLSCIDMILASFATPKMIVDFLRERKTISWWGCYSQMFFMHLLGGSEMMLLVAMAIDRYVAICKPLHYMTIMSPRVLTGLLLSSYAVGFVHSSSQMAFMLTLPFCGPNVIDSFFCDLPLVIKLACKDTYILQLLVIADSGLLSLVCFLLLLVSYGVIIFSVRYRAASRSSKAFSTLSAHITVVTLFFAPCVFIYVWPFSRYSVDKILSVFYTIFTPLLNPIIYTLRNQEVKAAIKKRLCI, from the coding sequence ATGGAAAGAGCAAACCATTCAGTGGTATCGGAATTTATTTTGTTGGGACTTTCCAAATCTCAAAATCTTCAGATTTTATTCTTCTTGGGATTCTCTGTGGTCTTCGTGGGGATTGTGTTAGGAAACCTGCTCATCTTGGTGACTGTGACCTTTGATTCGCTCCTTCACACACCAATGTATTTTCTGCTTAGCAACCTCTCCTGCATTGATATGATCCTGGCTTCTTTTGCTACCCCTAAGATGATTGTAGATTTCCTCCGAGAACGTAAGACCATCTCATGGTGGGGATGTTATTCCCAGATGTTCTTTATGCACCTCCTGGGTGGGAGTGAGATGATGTTGCTTGTAGCCATGGCAATAGACAGGTATGTTGCCATATGCAAACCCCTCCATTACATGACCATCATGAGCCCACGGGTGCTCACTGGGCTACTGTTATCCTCCTATGCAGTTGGATTTGTGCACTCATCTAGTCAAATGGCTTTCATGTTGACTTTGCCCTTCTGTGGTCCCAATGTTATAGACAGCTTTTTCTGTGACCTTCCCCTTGTGATTAAACTTGCCTGCAAGGACACCTACATCCTACAGCTCCTGGTCATTGCTGACAGTGGGCTCCTGTCACTGGTCTGCTTCCTCCTCTTGCTTGTCTCCTATGGAGTCATAATATTCTCAGTTAGGTACCGTGCTGCTAGTCGATCCTCTAAGGCTTTCTCCACTCTCTCAGCTCACATCACAGTTGTGACTCTGTTCTTTGCTCCGTGTGTCTTTATCTACGTCTGGCCCTTCAGCAGATACTCGGTAGATaaaattctttctgtgttttaCACAATTTTCACACCTCTCTTAAATCCTATTATTTATACATTAAGAAATCAAGAGGTAaaagcagccattaaaaaaagactCTGCATATAA